One region of Aminobacterium colombiense DSM 12261 genomic DNA includes:
- a CDS encoding IclR family transcriptional regulator, with translation MPAKKSAPSFKSLHRALAILSSFSFSRPRLSASDIASYTDIPKSTVHRFLRIFVEQGFLEETESPGLFAPGLKLFELGNIVHQNLDVRLSAKSPMDCLAKAYNTTVHLVIRDRDEGVYVEKVEPVGQHVHYSNIGKRIPLYCTAAGKILLSDLTDEAIFSLLPSRLPSLTPHTIVEREVLLNEIHKVQEKGWAEDNQELELGLCCVAVPIKDHQGHIAAAMSTSGLAASFGPERKSELIKGLQGASMEVSRQLGFP, from the coding sequence GTGCCTGCTAAGAAATCTGCACCTTCTTTTAAAAGCCTTCATCGTGCCCTGGCTATTCTTTCTAGTTTTTCCTTTAGTCGCCCGAGGCTTTCGGCATCTGATATTGCTTCCTATACGGATATTCCTAAATCTACTGTGCATCGTTTTTTACGAATTTTTGTGGAGCAGGGATTTTTAGAAGAAACAGAGTCACCAGGGCTGTTTGCTCCAGGACTTAAACTTTTTGAGCTTGGGAACATCGTTCATCAAAATCTTGATGTTCGGCTAAGCGCTAAATCTCCTATGGACTGTCTGGCAAAAGCGTACAACACAACAGTGCACTTAGTAATTCGAGACAGGGATGAGGGTGTATACGTAGAAAAAGTGGAGCCAGTGGGGCAACATGTTCATTATTCCAACATTGGCAAACGAATTCCCCTTTATTGTACCGCAGCAGGGAAAATACTTCTTTCAGATTTAACTGATGAGGCTATTTTTAGCCTTCTTCCTTCTCGACTTCCTTCCCTTACCCCCCATACTATTGTGGAAAGGGAAGTTTTGCTCAATGAGATCCATAAGGTGCAAGAAAAGGGCTGGGCGGAAGACAACCAGGAGCTGGAGCTGGGATTGTGCTGCGTAGCTGTGCCTATAAAAGATCATCAGGGACACATCGCGGCCGCCATGAGCACTTCTGGCCTGGCTGCTTCTTTCGGTCCAGAAAGAAAAAGTGAACTTATTAAGGGATTGCAAGGGGCCTCAATGGAAGTTTCAAGGCAGCTTGGCTTTCCCTGA
- a CDS encoding alpha/beta hydrolase family protein, with protein MYRPCIEIDPEIEDWCYPPSMEALDFVSEGSHLYGVIYIAQGIPPHPTILFLHGFPGTEKNLDLAQVLRRAGFNTVVFSYRGCWGSQGFYSFSHVISDSINAVRYLQSDFAQKNYGVDPERILIFGHSMGGFAMAKVADAMPGIRDFCFISGWNLGFDGKNGLNDSESQKKLDLLLKLGAPPLHGTNKEALLEEIRCHLHDWDIVNSASSFINRNILVLGAKNDNITPLRTNHAPFVEALRKYNNEGTKEIIMNTDHSYSDCRVALAGHILDWLESLGY; from the coding sequence ATGTATCGTCCCTGTATTGAAATTGATCCTGAAATAGAGGATTGGTGCTATCCTCCGTCTATGGAGGCCCTTGATTTTGTTTCGGAGGGAAGTCACCTTTACGGCGTGATCTATATAGCCCAGGGGATACCTCCTCATCCGACCATTCTGTTTCTTCATGGTTTTCCGGGCACAGAAAAAAATTTAGATCTTGCTCAGGTGCTAAGGCGGGCGGGGTTCAACACCGTGGTTTTCTCATATAGGGGGTGTTGGGGAAGCCAGGGCTTTTATTCTTTTTCCCATGTTATCTCTGACTCTATTAACGCCGTTCGTTACTTGCAAAGTGATTTCGCCCAGAAGAATTATGGGGTAGATCCCGAACGCATTCTCATCTTTGGGCACAGTATGGGTGGGTTTGCCATGGCTAAAGTTGCCGATGCCATGCCGGGTATACGGGACTTTTGTTTTATTTCAGGATGGAATCTTGGATTTGATGGAAAAAATGGTTTAAATGATTCTGAGAGCCAGAAAAAACTTGATCTATTATTGAAACTCGGCGCTCCTCCGCTCCATGGAACCAATAAAGAAGCATTGCTTGAAGAAATTCGCTGTCACTTACATGACTGGGACATAGTGAACTCTGCTTCTTCCTTTATCAACCGCAATATTCTTGTTTTAGGGGCGAAAAACGACAACATCACACCCTTGCGGACAAATCATGCCCCCTTCGTAGAAGCTCTCAGAAAATATAACAATGAAGGGACAAAAGAAATAATAATGAATACGGATCATTCCTACTCTGACTGTCGTGTAGCCCTGGCCGGGCATATTTTAGACTGGCTTGAAAGCCTTGGTTATTGA
- the xth gene encoding exodeoxyribonuclease III, with amino-acid sequence MLKIATFNVNSVRSRMHILSQWLHDNRVDVLCLQETKTEDQFFPASEFEALGYEAVFKGEKAYNGVALLSLHPIMNPHFGLEDGEEPDPATRIVRGTVLGVHIINTYVPQGKSIDHSDYQYKMRFFDRLKTLFDREYSKADDLLWVGDMNVAPTDIDVTNPGNKRDHVCFHEDIKKKFEEIKAWGFIDVFRKYRPGEGEFSFFDYRVKNALERNIGWRIDHILATSSLAHRSEDCYVDRGPRGWEKPSDHAPVVGAFNIDE; translated from the coding sequence ATGTTGAAGATTGCTACTTTTAATGTTAATTCAGTTCGGAGCAGAATGCATATATTGTCTCAATGGCTTCATGATAATAGAGTGGATGTTCTCTGTCTGCAAGAAACAAAGACTGAAGACCAGTTCTTTCCAGCCTCAGAATTCGAAGCTCTGGGATATGAGGCGGTTTTTAAAGGTGAAAAGGCTTATAACGGAGTAGCCCTTTTAAGTCTCCATCCCATCATGAATCCCCATTTCGGATTAGAAGATGGAGAAGAGCCTGATCCTGCCACTCGTATCGTGCGGGGAACAGTTCTGGGAGTTCATATAATAAACACCTATGTTCCACAGGGTAAATCTATAGATCATTCCGATTATCAGTACAAAATGCGTTTTTTCGATCGGCTGAAGACCCTTTTTGATAGAGAGTACTCCAAAGCAGACGATCTATTATGGGTAGGCGATATGAATGTTGCCCCTACGGATATAGACGTGACCAATCCTGGTAACAAGAGGGATCATGTTTGCTTTCATGAAGACATAAAAAAGAAGTTTGAAGAAATAAAAGCCTGGGGTTTTATAGACGTCTTTAGAAAATACCGGCCAGGAGAAGGAGAGTTTTCCTTTTTTGATTATAGGGTTAAAAATGCTTTAGAGCGAAATATCGGCTGGAGAATAGACCACATTTTAGCTACTTCTTCCCTTGCCCATCGATCAGAAGACTGTTATGTAGACAGAGGTCCGAGAGGTTGGGAAAAACCTTCTGATCATGCTCCCGTTGTTGGTGCTTTCAATATTGATGAATAG
- a CDS encoding DMT family transporter, with product MRGGNISHQEMAGSLLVLFAGVFWGTSGTAQAFAPSGASPFTVGAIRITGGGIFLFILLIFRKGLSWLKGGCPLKVLLPASLGMAGFQFFFFVAIKMTGVAVGTMVAVGGAPMWAGLLGYIIYKEPPEKMWYFSTSLAVIGCVLLSAGGEGLQTSLPGIFMAFSAAFSYALCGMGLKGLRFLYGPIESAALTLCGGSLFLLPLLFFFDVSWLTQWRGVGVALHLGIVATALPYSLFSMGIGIVPVAKAYTLTLTEPLTACILGVLLLGERLSFTSIAGIFFIFSGLALLSLKKKGEIKDNGG from the coding sequence GTGAGAGGCGGGAATATTAGCCATCAGGAAATGGCAGGATCTCTTCTGGTTCTTTTCGCTGGCGTTTTCTGGGGTACCTCTGGTACGGCACAGGCCTTTGCACCGTCTGGGGCTTCTCCCTTTACTGTGGGAGCTATCCGTATTACAGGCGGAGGCATATTTCTTTTCATCTTGTTGATTTTTCGAAAAGGCCTCTCATGGTTGAAGGGAGGATGCCCCCTAAAGGTTCTTCTTCCCGCATCCTTGGGAATGGCAGGTTTTCAGTTTTTCTTTTTTGTGGCTATTAAAATGACAGGAGTGGCAGTAGGAACAATGGTGGCTGTTGGCGGCGCACCCATGTGGGCAGGTTTGTTGGGTTATATTATTTATAAGGAGCCGCCGGAGAAAATGTGGTATTTTTCCACTTCACTGGCTGTAATAGGGTGTGTTTTGCTGAGTGCCGGCGGGGAAGGTTTACAGACAAGTCTGCCCGGTATTTTTATGGCCTTTTCCGCAGCTTTTTCTTATGCCCTTTGCGGTATGGGGTTGAAAGGCCTTCGATTTCTTTATGGTCCGATAGAAAGTGCCGCTCTTACTCTTTGCGGAGGTTCACTTTTTCTTTTGCCCCTGCTTTTTTTCTTTGATGTTTCCTGGCTGACACAATGGCGTGGAGTGGGTGTTGCGCTCCACCTTGGTATTGTTGCAACAGCCCTGCCTTATTCTCTTTTTTCCATGGGAATTGGAATCGTTCCCGTAGCAAAGGCTTACACCCTTACTCTAACAGAACCCTTGACAGCATGTATCCTGGGAGTGTTGCTTTTGGGTGAACGCCTTTCTTTCACTTCGATTGCCGGAATCTTTTTTATCTTTTCCGGGTTGGCCTTGCTTTCCTTGAAGAAGAAAGGCGAAATTAAAGATAATGGTGGCTAG
- a CDS encoding 2-hydroxyacid dehydrogenase, translating into MGKKLDSVVVTFSANSEIRERIEHPLDSWAHVLYLEDFHGSARRQVLQNAHVLLSFFFNKEIEREEYDFLKKVGLLQTISTGVDYLPFLDIPSHIAIACNAGGWAYQIAEHVLAMTMALVRRLVPLHEKLARGEFDKDTWLLRNLKGMTAGIVGYGGIGRNTANLFRALGMRIMAINTSGRTQDTVDYVGTLENLPYVLQEADVVVLTLPLTKQTKGLIGGEQLLIMKRDAILINVARAPLIVEKDLYEHLQRFPDFQAGADVWWNEPTWGRGEFQLNYPFFELSNFLGSPHNSNYVAGAMEDACQAAAENVLLFLRGEPWHGKIRRGDYMDIDKKCKF; encoded by the coding sequence ATGGGTAAAAAATTAGACTCAGTCGTCGTTACCTTCTCAGCGAACTCCGAAATCCGTGAGAGAATAGAACATCCCCTTGATTCTTGGGCCCATGTCCTTTATTTAGAAGATTTCCATGGATCTGCAAGGCGGCAGGTGTTACAGAATGCCCATGTACTTCTTTCCTTTTTCTTTAACAAAGAGATCGAGAGGGAAGAGTACGATTTTTTAAAAAAAGTCGGTCTCCTGCAAACAATTTCTACAGGTGTAGATTACCTTCCCTTTTTAGATATCCCTTCCCATATTGCCATAGCCTGTAATGCTGGGGGATGGGCGTACCAGATCGCTGAACATGTATTGGCCATGACCATGGCGCTGGTAAGGCGCTTGGTACCTCTCCATGAGAAATTGGCTCGGGGCGAATTTGATAAGGATACATGGTTGTTAAGAAACCTCAAGGGGATGACAGCGGGTATTGTGGGGTATGGCGGCATAGGCCGCAACACTGCGAATCTCTTCCGGGCGTTGGGAATGAGAATTATGGCCATCAATACCAGTGGCCGAACCCAAGATACAGTAGATTACGTCGGGACGTTAGAAAATTTGCCCTATGTATTGCAAGAAGCCGATGTAGTTGTTTTGACGCTGCCCCTTACAAAGCAGACCAAAGGGCTCATTGGGGGAGAACAACTGTTGATAATGAAAAGAGACGCAATTCTTATTAATGTGGCCAGAGCCCCCCTTATTGTTGAGAAAGATCTCTATGAGCATTTACAGCGGTTTCCAGATTTTCAGGCTGGAGCGGATGTCTGGTGGAATGAACCCACATGGGGGAGGGGCGAGTTTCAATTGAACTATCCATTTTTCGAACTTTCGAACTTCCTTGGATCTCCCCATAACTCAAATTATGTAGCCGGAGCTATGGAGGACGCATGCCAGGCTGCCGCGGAAAATGTACTTCTCTTCCTTCGTGGAGAACCATGGCATGGGAAAATCCGTCGTGGAGACTATATGGATATAGATAAAAAATGTAAATTTTAA
- a CDS encoding ferritin family protein, with translation MSEKSFEMKEALRYGIHAEIEAKNFYTLWANHVAEEYLKKELLELAEWEKNHEDDLRKLYLKMYGEECPIDPNMVVSPELKVQTKDFGEVTSLLRIAGAAYLSEMKAMEFYERLEKESSGEAALIFRKLKDMEKGHMDITKKRYMAIREDVVGFRAF, from the coding sequence ATGAGTGAGAAATCTTTTGAAATGAAAGAAGCGCTCAGATACGGGATTCATGCTGAGATCGAGGCTAAAAACTTTTATACACTCTGGGCTAACCACGTCGCAGAAGAATATCTTAAAAAAGAACTATTGGAGCTTGCCGAATGGGAAAAAAACCATGAAGACGATCTGAGAAAGCTCTATTTGAAAATGTATGGAGAGGAGTGCCCCATTGATCCCAATATGGTCGTTTCACCTGAGCTCAAGGTACAGACAAAGGACTTTGGCGAAGTCACCTCCCTTCTGCGGATTGCCGGGGCAGCCTATCTTTCAGAAATGAAAGCCATGGAATTCTATGAGCGCCTAGAAAAAGAATCTTCAGGAGAAGCAGCTCTAATTTTCAGAAAACTTAAAGATATGGAAAAAGGGCATATGGATATTACGAAAAAACGATATATGGCTATAAGGGAAGACGTTGTAGGTTTCAGAGCTTTTTAG
- a CDS encoding AMP-binding protein, whose translation MVIRLENAIWDRLQEDWDKPVLWWSEEWWTGQKLGELTIECKKKLEDEGFGKGHRLAVMMPNSPMVLALSLAVWSLGGAIVPINTKAGVPTSIGILELVDPFAVVLGAEMEDLEQALTEHSLTWCLSPLDAPFTAIAGRPSLAGKEDLAVIFATSGTTGLPKAVPLSHGNLMHNAQTVFKELTELKEGDILLNVLPNFHSFGFTVAGLMPLICGMKQTVLPSFMPPHKTLETICVSQTNVLIIVPTMLTFLTSSIDHGAPCPKGVKLIVSGGDRLNVQLDKKVKDYFGVGALEGYGLTECSPVVCVNPSYERRKLGTVGPFISGYEWRLTNEAKEDVTLKREGILWVRGASVTSEYFRDPDKSADRFDGDWFNTGDYVRIDNEGYVQILDRVTDIIIVGGFNVYPQEVEAILQTHPAVEQAIVVGIPHQVNGEVPKAFVKKTQGMDLTQREVIEFCKKHLAHYKVPRSVEFMDTFPLSNTGKVLRRLLKKEACTRS comes from the coding sequence ATGGTTATAAGGTTAGAAAATGCAATATGGGACAGGCTTCAAGAAGATTGGGACAAACCGGTCTTGTGGTGGAGCGAAGAGTGGTGGACAGGCCAGAAACTTGGGGAATTGACAATTGAGTGTAAGAAAAAACTTGAAGATGAGGGTTTTGGCAAGGGTCATCGTTTGGCAGTGATGATGCCGAACTCTCCTATGGTTTTGGCACTTTCCCTTGCAGTGTGGTCTTTAGGGGGAGCTATTGTTCCCATTAATACAAAAGCCGGAGTTCCTACTTCCATAGGAATTCTAGAGCTTGTAGATCCCTTTGCTGTTGTGCTTGGTGCCGAAATGGAGGATTTAGAGCAAGCCCTTACAGAACATTCCCTAACCTGGTGTCTCTCTCCTCTCGACGCGCCCTTTACGGCTATTGCCGGGCGTCCTTCTCTGGCTGGAAAAGAAGACCTTGCCGTAATTTTTGCCACGTCAGGGACTACAGGCCTTCCCAAGGCGGTCCCCCTTTCTCATGGGAACCTTATGCATAATGCTCAGACTGTTTTCAAGGAGCTGACAGAACTGAAAGAAGGGGATATCCTTTTGAATGTCCTCCCCAATTTCCATTCCTTTGGTTTCACGGTGGCAGGGCTTATGCCCCTTATCTGCGGCATGAAACAGACAGTATTGCCTTCTTTCATGCCCCCTCATAAAACTCTTGAGACTATATGTGTGTCTCAGACCAATGTGTTGATCATTGTTCCTACAATGTTAACCTTCCTTACCTCTTCCATTGATCATGGAGCTCCTTGCCCAAAGGGTGTGAAGCTTATCGTAAGCGGAGGAGACAGACTCAACGTCCAGCTGGATAAAAAAGTGAAGGATTACTTTGGTGTCGGGGCCCTTGAAGGGTACGGCCTGACAGAGTGTTCTCCAGTTGTTTGTGTCAATCCATCTTATGAGCGGCGCAAGCTCGGGACAGTGGGGCCCTTTATCTCTGGTTACGAATGGCGTTTGACTAACGAAGCAAAAGAAGATGTAACGTTAAAAAGAGAGGGGATCCTATGGGTTAGAGGGGCTTCGGTGACGTCTGAGTACTTTAGAGATCCGGATAAATCCGCAGATCGCTTTGACGGCGACTGGTTCAACACGGGAGACTATGTGCGTATTGATAACGAAGGGTATGTACAGATCCTTGATCGTGTGACGGATATTATCATTGTTGGGGGTTTTAATGTATATCCTCAGGAGGTAGAGGCTATTCTGCAAACTCATCCTGCCGTTGAACAGGCAATTGTTGTGGGTATTCCTCACCAGGTCAATGGAGAAGTGCCCAAGGCGTTTGTAAAAAAAACCCAGGGGATGGATCTGACCCAAAGAGAAGTTATTGAATTCTGCAAGAAACATCTTGCCCACTATAAAGTGCCAAGAAGCGTTGAGTTTATGGATACTTTTCCTCTTTCCAACACGGGGAAGGTGTTACGCCGTCTTCTAAAGAAAGAAGCTTGTACCCGATCATAA
- a CDS encoding M20 family metallopeptidase has translation MKNYSDYTDLIDEAIEKNIDPVWDLNLYMASHPELGGQEYEASRRMKDMLEKSGFAITYPYCNIPTSFNAQRGQRGPSVALLAEYDALPEIGHGCGHCLHGGMTLLAGLALSPLLERIPGILYVIGTPSEETNGAKVTLAKNGVFDSMDLAMMIHCNDTTNYVQYRSLAMDAIEFTFKGQTAHAAGAPWEGRNALNGVQLFFHAIDMLRQHVKPTVRMHGIISHGGEAPNIVPDRASAKFYFRAMERTYLDRVLEKAFNCAKGAAMASETSIQWENVEFSFDEMRPNHTAEEMMEEIFKECGVDTVSAPGPGGSSDMGNVSQHCPALQPLLAITQVPTPHHTRAFAEAVTTPEARETLKTGARILARAALRTFLDSFFREEMRAEFLS, from the coding sequence ATGAAAAACTACAGTGATTATACAGACCTCATTGACGAAGCCATAGAAAAAAATATAGATCCAGTCTGGGATCTGAACCTCTACATGGCCTCCCATCCAGAACTGGGGGGACAGGAATACGAAGCAAGCCGGCGAATGAAAGACATGCTTGAGAAGAGCGGATTCGCAATAACTTATCCATACTGCAATATACCGACTTCCTTTAACGCTCAAAGAGGGCAAAGGGGACCGTCTGTGGCCCTTCTGGCAGAATATGACGCTTTGCCTGAAATAGGCCATGGCTGTGGTCACTGCCTTCATGGCGGCATGACCCTGCTTGCCGGGCTCGCCCTCTCTCCGCTCCTTGAAAGAATTCCCGGCATTCTTTACGTCATTGGAACCCCTTCGGAAGAAACAAATGGCGCAAAGGTCACACTTGCAAAAAATGGCGTTTTTGACTCCATGGATCTGGCCATGATGATCCACTGCAATGACACCACAAACTATGTGCAGTACCGATCCCTGGCCATGGACGCCATTGAATTTACTTTTAAGGGGCAAACTGCCCATGCTGCCGGCGCTCCATGGGAGGGACGGAACGCCCTCAATGGGGTGCAGCTTTTCTTTCACGCCATTGACATGCTTCGACAGCATGTGAAACCAACCGTTCGAATGCATGGCATCATATCCCACGGAGGAGAAGCTCCCAATATAGTTCCAGACAGAGCTTCTGCTAAATTTTATTTTAGAGCCATGGAGAGAACGTATCTTGATAGAGTTTTGGAAAAAGCTTTTAACTGCGCGAAAGGCGCGGCTATGGCCAGTGAAACGTCGATACAGTGGGAAAATGTGGAATTCAGTTTTGATGAGATGCGTCCAAACCATACTGCGGAAGAGATGATGGAAGAAATATTTAAAGAATGTGGAGTTGATACAGTGAGCGCTCCCGGACCTGGAGGCTCCAGCGACATGGGCAATGTGAGTCAACACTGTCCCGCCCTTCAGCCGTTACTTGCCATTACCCAAGTGCCAACGCCTCACCATACAAGAGCTTTTGCTGAGGCTGTGACAACTCCCGAAGCCAGGGAGACCCTGAAAACAGGAGCTCGTATTTTGGCACGAGCAGCTCTTCGAACCTTCCTCGATTCGTTTTTTCGCGAAGAAATGAGGGCAGAATTTCTTTCATAA
- the larB gene encoding nickel pincer cofactor biosynthesis protein LarB, protein MDDQELKKLTRQLIDGTLDTDQFIQKIKSLPFQDLGEVKLDTHRALRKGFAEIVYCPGKSDEQLENIARALANTKENVLFSRAAPHQYEVVLSILHDAYYHEKAKMIGIKRRETQTTVTGLTVVSAGSSDIPVAEEAAVTAEYMGCAPKRLYDIGIAGLHRLLAHIETLQSSLAIVAVAGMEGALPSVLAGLVSCPVIGVPTSTGYGANLSGVAPLLTMLNSCATGVSVVNIDNGLGAGYLAGRIVLQSTN, encoded by the coding sequence ATGGATGATCAAGAACTCAAGAAACTAACTCGTCAATTGATAGACGGCACTCTCGACACAGACCAGTTTATCCAGAAAATAAAGAGTTTGCCTTTTCAGGATCTGGGAGAGGTAAAACTAGACACCCATCGCGCCCTCCGTAAGGGTTTCGCTGAAATCGTATATTGTCCAGGCAAAAGTGATGAACAGCTTGAGAATATTGCCCGCGCTCTTGCAAATACAAAAGAAAATGTTCTTTTTTCCCGAGCCGCGCCCCATCAATATGAGGTAGTTCTCTCTATACTTCACGATGCATACTACCACGAAAAGGCCAAGATGATCGGCATAAAACGCCGGGAAACACAAACAACTGTTACAGGCCTCACAGTGGTCAGCGCAGGAAGCAGCGACATCCCCGTCGCAGAAGAAGCGGCAGTAACAGCAGAATATATGGGGTGCGCCCCAAAACGACTGTACGACATCGGCATCGCGGGACTCCATCGTCTGCTTGCCCATATTGAAACCCTTCAGTCCTCCCTGGCAATAGTCGCTGTGGCAGGAATGGAAGGGGCTCTCCCCAGCGTCCTGGCAGGCCTCGTTTCCTGTCCGGTTATAGGAGTGCCAACCAGCACCGGTTACGGAGCCAACCTTAGCGGGGTAGCTCCCCTGCTAACCATGCTCAACTCCTGTGCCACCGGCGTTTCGGTAGTCAATATAGACAACGGCCTCGGAGCTGGATATCTCGCCGGGCGAATTGTACTTCAGTCCACCAACTGA
- a CDS encoding HD domain-containing protein, with product MISRSLIEKIFAAASIERWNDHPRPVQFTELAKQAHKMIIAYVIARHEEDRGKSLHWQSLIEGGIFEFLHRVILTDIKPPVFHKLMAHKKERDKLNLWVVERLQNDLEALSPALFNRFSHYLLTDPDSNRERKILRAAHYLATKWEFDYIYEWSRPLYGIDATKDEINRQIEEHRELGAVQTMLMNRELPDTEKGIYGFIALVGQLRFQKRWAQTPRIPETSVLGHLLIVAILSYFIALEIGACPRRSYNDFFGGLFHDLPEVLTRDIISPVKNSVEGLDDLIKEYERQAMEEKVYPLIPFEWRREIRYFTEDEFLNRIWPADNSSPQILQSEEIEETLNNDEQNPIDGRVIEACDKFSAFVEASLSMRTGITSPALDEAKRKLYARYANKKLYGFPVGMLFDFFW from the coding sequence ATGATCAGCAGGTCACTTATCGAAAAAATATTTGCTGCCGCAAGCATTGAAAGGTGGAACGATCACCCTCGGCCCGTTCAATTTACAGAGCTGGCAAAACAGGCCCATAAAATGATCATCGCTTATGTTATTGCTCGACATGAAGAGGATCGTGGAAAATCTCTTCATTGGCAATCCTTGATCGAGGGAGGTATCTTTGAATTTCTCCACCGAGTTATCCTCACCGACATAAAACCACCTGTTTTCCATAAACTGATGGCCCATAAAAAAGAACGGGATAAATTGAACTTATGGGTTGTGGAACGGTTGCAAAACGATCTGGAAGCCCTTTCCCCCGCTCTTTTCAACCGTTTCAGCCACTACCTTCTGACAGATCCCGATTCTAACCGGGAGCGTAAAATACTGCGGGCAGCCCATTATCTCGCAACAAAGTGGGAATTTGACTATATTTACGAATGGAGCCGCCCTCTTTACGGCATAGACGCTACAAAGGACGAAATAAACAGGCAAATAGAAGAACACCGCGAACTCGGCGCGGTACAGACTATGTTAATGAACCGTGAACTCCCTGATACAGAAAAGGGGATCTATGGTTTTATTGCTCTTGTGGGGCAGCTGCGTTTTCAAAAACGCTGGGCTCAAACCCCCAGGATCCCGGAAACATCTGTTCTGGGACACCTGCTTATAGTTGCTATCCTTTCATATTTTATAGCCCTGGAAATAGGAGCCTGTCCCAGGCGAAGCTACAATGATTTCTTCGGTGGGCTTTTCCACGACCTTCCAGAGGTTCTCACCCGTGATATTATTTCTCCCGTAAAAAACTCAGTGGAGGGACTTGATGACCTTATTAAGGAATACGAACGTCAGGCCATGGAAGAAAAAGTTTACCCCTTGATTCCCTTTGAATGGCGAAGGGAGATTCGCTATTTTACAGAAGATGAATTCTTAAATCGCATTTGGCCCGCAGATAACTCATCTCCCCAGATTCTTCAGTCTGAAGAAATAGAAGAAACCCTGAACAATGATGAGCAAAACCCTATAGACGGCAGAGTTATCGAAGCATGCGATAAGTTCTCTGCCTTTGTAGAGGCCTCTCTTTCCATGCGGACAGGCATTACATCCCCGGCATTGGATGAAGCCAAACGAAAACTCTATGCACGATACGCCAATAAAAAGCTTTACGGTTTTCCTGTGGGAATGCTCTTTGATTTCTTCTGGTAA
- a CDS encoding M20 metallopeptidase family protein, translating to MSFKELNSLALEKKEYLIALRRRIHENPELDFNCENTARLVEKELDDLDIRHFRVAGTGVVGVLQGGNGGKTVAFRADMDALPVYEATKAVYASKVEGRMHACGHDVHTASLLGTASLLAAMREKFSGTVKFFFQPAEETNGGALPMIEEKIMEAPKVDAVFSLHCDPGLEAGTIGIGYGKFRAASDMFHIVIHGSGSHGAEPHRGIDAVAVGSEMVGALQHIVSRRTSPFDPVVVTVGSFHAGTAGNIIADRAEMRGIIRTMDPDTRLFVRALLRRVAQNIPDALGAIGEISFTEGYPSLVNDEDMTHLVAACGRELLGDDRVHVMKEPNMGVDDFAYFLQKAPGSYFLLGTGNTEKGLVHPLHSPFFDVDEACLPVGSALMAAVALRFLEGR from the coding sequence ATGAGCTTTAAAGAACTGAATTCTTTAGCGCTGGAAAAGAAAGAATATCTTATTGCGTTACGTCGTAGGATCCACGAAAATCCGGAGCTGGACTTTAATTGTGAAAATACGGCAAGGCTTGTCGAGAAGGAACTCGATGACCTTGATATCCGCCACTTCCGAGTGGCGGGAACGGGTGTCGTTGGCGTGCTTCAAGGGGGTAATGGAGGCAAAACCGTAGCCTTTCGGGCGGATATGGATGCTTTGCCGGTTTATGAGGCCACAAAGGCTGTCTATGCTTCAAAAGTAGAAGGACGAATGCATGCGTGTGGACATGATGTTCATACTGCCTCTCTTCTTGGAACAGCATCCCTTCTTGCGGCCATGAGAGAAAAATTCAGTGGAACTGTGAAGTTCTTTTTTCAGCCTGCCGAAGAAACAAATGGCGGAGCTCTCCCCATGATAGAAGAGAAAATAATGGAGGCCCCAAAGGTGGATGCGGTCTTTAGTCTTCATTGTGATCCTGGGTTGGAAGCTGGAACCATTGGCATTGGCTACGGTAAGTTCAGGGCCGCTTCTGATATGTTCCATATAGTTATCCATGGTTCAGGGAGTCATGGAGCTGAGCCCCACAGGGGGATTGATGCGGTGGCTGTAGGATCAGAGATGGTAGGCGCCCTTCAGCACATAGTGAGTCGGCGTACTTCTCCTTTTGACCCTGTGGTGGTTACTGTAGGTTCTTTTCACGCCGGAACGGCAGGAAATATTATTGCGGACAGAGCTGAGATGAGGGGTATTATCCGAACAATGGATCCCGATACCCGGCTCTTTGTTAGAGCGCTCCTGCGCCGTGTCGCCCAGAATATTCCTGATGCTCTGGGTGCTATAGGAGAGATCTCTTTTACAGAAGGGTATCCTAGCCTTGTGAATGATGAGGATATGACACACCTGGTAGCGGCGTGTGGGCGAGAATTGTTGGGGGACGACAGGGTCCACGTGATGAAAGAGCCTAACATGGGAGTTGATGATTTTGCCTATTTTCTTCAAAAAGCGCCGGGATCATATTTTCTTTTAGGTACGGGCAACACAGAAAAGGGATTGGTTCATCCCCTGCACAGCCCTTTTTTCGATGTAGATGAAGCCTGCTTGCCAGTGGGATCAGCGCTAATGGCAGCAGTGGCTCTTCGTTTTCTTGAAGGTAGATAG